Proteins encoded within one genomic window of Synechococcus sp. PCC 7335:
- a CDS encoding alanine--glyoxylate aminotransferase family protein — MDDKLMLMIPGPTPVPEKVLLAMAKHPIGHRSGEFSQIIAQTNANLKWLFQTKNHVLALAASGTGTVEAAIINFLSAGDRVLVGSNGKFGERWVQIANAYGLDVQAIKAEWGSPLDPDQFEKELTADSEKKIKAVIITHSETSTGVLNDLEAINKLVKDHGEALIIVDAVTSLGSYNIPVDEWGIDVIASGSQKGFMLPPGLGFVTVSDKAWKTYETATLPKFYLDLGKYRKSAEKDSTPFTPPVNLYFGMKVALEMMRAEGLDSIFARHARHREAARAAMKALGLPLFAPDTHASPAVTSVVPDGIDAEKIRSVMKQRFDIALAGGQDHMKGKMFRMGHLGFVSDRDILCAISALESTLIELGQKPSASGVAAASEKLQ; from the coding sequence ATGGACGACAAACTCATGCTGATGATTCCGGGGCCAACGCCGGTCCCTGAAAAAGTACTGCTGGCAATGGCTAAGCACCCTATTGGACATCGCAGTGGTGAATTTAGTCAGATTATCGCGCAAACCAATGCCAATCTAAAATGGCTTTTTCAAACTAAAAATCATGTGCTGGCATTAGCAGCCAGCGGTACTGGTACGGTAGAAGCGGCTATCATCAACTTTTTGAGCGCAGGCGATCGCGTTCTAGTTGGCAGCAACGGCAAATTTGGCGAACGCTGGGTGCAGATCGCTAATGCCTACGGCTTAGACGTTCAGGCAATCAAAGCCGAATGGGGTAGCCCGCTCGATCCTGATCAATTTGAGAAAGAATTGACAGCCGACAGCGAAAAGAAAATCAAGGCCGTCATCATCACCCATAGCGAAACGTCTACCGGTGTTCTCAACGATCTAGAAGCAATCAACAAACTAGTCAAAGACCACGGTGAAGCTCTAATTATCGTCGATGCTGTCACCAGCTTAGGCTCATACAACATTCCGGTTGACGAATGGGGCATCGATGTAATTGCGTCAGGGTCGCAAAAGGGCTTTATGCTGCCTCCAGGGCTAGGCTTTGTTACGGTTAGTGACAAAGCGTGGAAAACTTATGAAACGGCTACTTTGCCGAAGTTCTATTTAGATCTGGGTAAGTATCGTAAGTCGGCAGAAAAAGACAGTACGCCCTTCACGCCCCCGGTCAATCTCTACTTTGGGATGAAAGTAGCGCTAGAGATGATGAGAGCAGAAGGCCTAGACAGTATCTTTGCTCGTCATGCTCGTCATAGAGAGGCGGCCCGCGCTGCGATGAAAGCGCTGGGATTACCGCTGTTTGCGCCAGATACGCATGCGAGTCCGGCGGTAACTTCGGTGGTGCCCGATGGGATCGACGCTGAGAAAATTCGCTCGGTGATGAAGCAGCGCTTTGATATTGCCCTAGCAGGCGGACAAGATCATATGAAGGGCAAGATGTTTCGGATGGGGCATTTAGGATTTGTGAGCGATCGCGATATCTTATGTGCAATTAGTGCCTTAGAATCTACCCTCATAGAACTAGGTCAAAAGCCTTCAGCAAGTGGCGTTGCCGCTGCCAGTGAAAAGCTACAGTAA
- a CDS encoding diguanylate cyclase domain-containing protein has protein sequence MPTIKTSDAAPNVVAWYWPDTSTPKYIDNQSDAADQFTLILQMLMEKGCEVSTKRWLDQVVDAATEQMPDLLLISLQTAGEQGYHLCQELRQRAIAQHLPIVFVGARGSSQELNCALHYGGSDYLQLSMAPEECWLRLKHHLSTAQLVRRLQADQIDLTARIGEYSRILEQQEAVKVSLTQRNQVLQQLALVDGLTQVANRRGFDHNIADRWKEARARGQKISLLLCDIDYFKGYNDIYGHLAGDACLQTVAAALQRGARRQLDQVARYGGEEFAVLLPDTDAEGAQKVALTVQEEIARAQIPHRGSLVKQFLSMSIGISTLRPAQLEHDAFEELIRYADNALYAAKLQGRDRTYFNTAQPRELIAEEPAHPRNQPINYQRSLS, from the coding sequence ATGCCCACCATAAAAACGTCAGACGCCGCACCAAACGTTGTCGCTTGGTACTGGCCAGACACTTCAACTCCCAAATATATAGATAATCAATCAGATGCAGCTGATCAGTTCACTCTGATTTTGCAAATGCTCATGGAGAAAGGCTGTGAGGTTAGCACCAAAAGATGGCTTGACCAGGTTGTAGATGCTGCAACTGAACAGATGCCAGATCTACTGCTGATTAGTTTGCAAACAGCAGGTGAACAAGGCTATCACCTCTGCCAAGAACTACGTCAGCGAGCAATCGCACAGCACTTGCCGATTGTTTTTGTAGGGGCTAGAGGGAGTAGCCAAGAGTTGAACTGTGCATTGCACTATGGCGGTAGCGACTACTTGCAACTATCGATGGCACCGGAAGAGTGCTGGCTGAGGCTGAAACATCATCTTTCTACTGCCCAACTGGTACGTCGGCTACAGGCAGACCAGATCGATTTGACCGCGCGGATCGGAGAATACAGCCGTATTCTAGAGCAGCAAGAAGCGGTTAAAGTTTCATTGACTCAGAGAAATCAGGTGCTGCAGCAGCTAGCGCTCGTCGATGGACTAACTCAGGTAGCCAATCGACGAGGCTTCGATCACAATATTGCAGACCGTTGGAAAGAAGCTAGAGCAAGAGGACAGAAAATTTCGTTATTGTTATGTGACATCGATTACTTTAAAGGCTACAACGATATCTATGGTCACCTAGCCGGAGATGCTTGTTTGCAGACGGTAGCAGCGGCCTTACAGCGGGGCGCACGTCGACAGCTTGATCAGGTTGCTCGCTATGGCGGAGAGGAGTTTGCCGTCTTGCTGCCTGATACCGATGCTGAAGGGGCTCAAAAAGTGGCCCTAACGGTTCAAGAAGAGATTGCTCGGGCTCAAATTCCGCATCGGGGTTCTTTGGTCAAGCAATTTCTTAGCATGAGTATCGGCATCTCTACCCTACGACCTGCACAGCTAGAGCACGATGCCTTTGAAGAGCTAATCAGATATGCAGATAATGCACTATATGCCGCTAAGCTACAGGGACGCGATCGCACTTACTTCAACACGGCTCAACCCAGAGAGCTGATTGCTGAAGAACCTGCTCACCCCCGGAATCAACCTATCAACTACCAGAGAAGTTTGTCGTAA
- a CDS encoding DUF502 domain-containing protein, protein MLQKFKQDIKNDLIAGLVVIIPLATTIWLTINVATWVVRFLTRVPNRLNPFTELNPFVGYLINLAVGFSVPLLAILLIGLMARNFAGRWLLDLGERIVQSIPLAGSVYKTIQQLLQTIFQDSKSRFRRVVLIEYPRRGLWAIAFVTGAAVTDAPGKMLSVFIPTTPNPTSGWYSVVSEDDILNLSISVEDAFKVLLSGGIVGPNLAAEIPPGRINSDQPKELHAPTSTPSSLPAESVIAQTQSHQPQSHQPLNSMPEPLPEDS, encoded by the coding sequence GTGCTGCAAAAATTTAAGCAAGACATCAAAAATGACTTGATCGCGGGATTAGTCGTCATCATTCCGCTAGCGACTACGATTTGGCTGACGATTAATGTCGCTACCTGGGTGGTCCGCTTCCTTACTCGAGTTCCCAATCGACTGAATCCTTTTACCGAGCTGAATCCTTTTGTGGGATATCTAATTAATCTGGCCGTTGGCTTTTCGGTGCCGCTGTTGGCAATTTTGCTGATTGGTCTGATGGCTAGAAATTTTGCGGGTCGGTGGCTGCTGGACTTGGGTGAGCGGATTGTGCAATCGATTCCGCTAGCCGGGTCGGTTTACAAAACCATTCAGCAGCTATTGCAGACTATCTTTCAAGATTCGAAGAGTCGATTTCGCCGGGTGGTCTTGATCGAGTATCCTCGACGCGGACTGTGGGCGATCGCGTTTGTCACCGGAGCGGCTGTCACCGATGCACCAGGCAAAATGCTGAGTGTGTTTATTCCGACAACGCCTAATCCCACCAGTGGTTGGTATTCTGTCGTATCAGAAGATGACATTCTCAATCTTTCCATCTCTGTAGAAGACGCCTTTAAAGTTTTACTCTCTGGCGGTATCGTGGGTCCGAATCTGGCTGCTGAAATTCCTCCTGGTCGTATCAATAGCGACCAGCCTAAGGAACTACACGCACCGACGAGTACTCCTTCGTCGCTACCAGCTGAGAGTGTGATAGCTCAGACTCAGTCGCATCAGCCCCAGTCGCATCAACCTTTAAACTCTATGCCAGAACCTTTGCCTGAGGACAGCTAG
- the nusB gene encoding transcription antitermination factor NusB, with protein sequence MKARSIARELALLGVSQLTDNLSRRQTSISVAADYSKKQLDGLLLKALTALGADAKEGIETAEGELQRGERLILESETRTIDLKEARSRIQSSIPLTKTAINQVGEKLELLMFSQQTSKEMTAVRKSLESAAKSVEAADQLLREHQQKVADIETVRSQIQSAIITAKLTITKIKTTLEPEQLVALLSRDDIRGYACELLGNWISYQKAIDAQLNEAMEKWSIRRLARVDRDILRLAMIEIVYMDVPKKVAIDEAIEMAKRYSDEDGYRFINGVLRRTTDKL encoded by the coding sequence ATGAAAGCGCGCTCTATCGCCCGTGAACTGGCTCTTCTAGGCGTCAGTCAGCTTACGGATAACCTTTCTAGAAGGCAGACTTCGATTAGCGTCGCTGCTGATTATTCCAAAAAGCAGTTGGATGGCTTGCTTCTTAAGGCACTGACAGCGCTAGGGGCTGATGCTAAAGAGGGGATAGAGACCGCTGAGGGCGAACTGCAACGGGGTGAGAGGCTGATTCTAGAAAGCGAAACGCGCACGATTGATCTTAAAGAGGCGCGATCGCGTATACAGTCCTCGATTCCTTTGACCAAAACGGCTATCAACCAAGTAGGCGAGAAATTGGAACTGCTAATGTTCTCTCAGCAGACCAGTAAAGAAATGACGGCAGTGCGTAAGTCCCTAGAATCTGCTGCTAAAAGCGTAGAAGCTGCCGATCAATTGCTAAGAGAGCACCAGCAAAAGGTGGCTGATATCGAAACAGTGCGATCGCAAATTCAAAGCGCGATTATTACCGCTAAACTCACCATCACTAAGATCAAGACCACGCTCGAACCTGAGCAGCTTGTTGCTCTGCTGAGTCGAGATGACATCCGCGGTTACGCCTGCGAACTACTAGGGAACTGGATTAGCTATCAAAAGGCGATCGACGCTCAGCTAAATGAGGCAATGGAAAAGTGGAGCATTCGCCGCCTTGCCCGTGTAGATAGAGATATCTTACGACTCGCGATGATCGAAATTGTCTATATGGATGTGCCCAAAAAAGTGGCTATCGATGAAGCGATCGAAATGGCCAAACGTTACAGTGATGAAGATGGCTATCGCTTTATCAATGGGGTGCTGCGTCGTACGACTGATAAGCTATAA
- a CDS encoding ureidoglycolate lyase, translating into MVNSPTLDSTVTRTIQAIPITAEAFRPFGQLILPQPDNVPFNPQDAQLKLEAGTPRFYIMALHQRGRRFHEITRHSGCTQCLGSLEGQTWFLGVAPPSEAPLPSPDEIKVFEIPGDCFVKLEVGTWHAGPYFDAETVNFYNLELSDTNVVDHTTCNLLRTYNVAFEIV; encoded by the coding sequence ATGGTCAATTCACCTACGCTCGATTCAACGGTTACTCGCACCATTCAAGCCATCCCAATTACGGCTGAAGCGTTCCGTCCCTTCGGTCAGCTGATCTTGCCACAGCCAGATAATGTTCCGTTCAACCCGCAAGATGCTCAACTGAAGCTAGAAGCAGGTACGCCTCGGTTCTACATCATGGCGCTGCATCAGCGCGGACGGCGGTTTCACGAAATTACTCGCCACAGTGGATGTACTCAGTGCCTAGGATCTCTAGAAGGGCAAACTTGGTTCTTGGGAGTAGCACCACCGAGCGAAGCTCCTCTACCAAGTCCAGACGAAATCAAAGTCTTTGAGATTCCCGGAGACTGCTTTGTCAAGCTTGAGGTGGGAACTTGGCATGCAGGTCCCTATTTCGATGCCGAAACAGTCAACTTTTATAACCTAGAACTCAGCGACACCAATGTGGTAGACCATACAACTTGCAATCTTTTGCGAACCTATAACGTGGCGTTTGAAATTGTATGA
- a CDS encoding Uma2 family endonuclease — protein sequence MSSISVNQSLPSTFDLPCSDDTPVDNGDQNLLPNLLLILLTHLWSSRTDWYFGVDMAIYHTTGLSPRDPVVPDGFLSLGVDRKKNGKSRLSYAVWEEKGIVPTLVLEMISHNYGGEYDRKFELYAKLGVLYYVIYNPEFWQRDRHQPFEVYRLEKGTYQLQIGEPFWMPEVGLGIGRYQAEIGGYSQEILTWYDAQGRRQLSAAEQESKRVEQVNRENQRLMSFLRSQGFDPDNLPET from the coding sequence ATGTCCTCTATTTCTGTCAACCAATCGCTTCCAAGTACTTTTGACTTGCCTTGCTCAGACGATACGCCTGTGGATAATGGAGATCAGAACTTGTTGCCAAACCTGTTGCTGATCTTGCTCACTCACTTATGGTCAAGCCGTACAGACTGGTATTTTGGCGTAGATATGGCTATCTATCACACAACCGGTCTTAGTCCTAGAGACCCCGTTGTTCCAGATGGCTTTTTAAGCCTAGGCGTAGATCGTAAGAAGAACGGTAAGTCCCGGCTGAGCTATGCTGTCTGGGAAGAGAAGGGAATTGTACCTACGCTTGTGCTAGAAATGATTTCGCACAATTACGGCGGTGAGTACGATAGAAAATTCGAGCTGTATGCCAAGTTAGGTGTGCTGTATTACGTCATTTATAATCCAGAGTTCTGGCAGCGCGATCGCCATCAGCCTTTTGAAGTTTATAGGCTTGAGAAAGGAACCTATCAGCTTCAGATTGGTGAACCCTTTTGGATGCCAGAAGTGGGGTTAGGTATTGGTCGCTATCAGGCTGAGATCGGTGGCTACTCGCAAGAAATTTTGACTTGGTATGATGCTCAAGGAAGGCGACAGTTGAGTGCTGCCGAGCAAGAAAGCAAGCGGGTAGAGCAAGTGAATCGAGAGAACCAAAGATTGATGAGTTTTTTGCGATCACAAGGCTTCGATCCAGATAACCTGCCCGAGACCTAA
- the ftsY gene encoding signal recognition particle-docking protein FtsY, with protein MAAFNWFKRSYQEPEEPKKSEDQKQVVEEKPEETPASSEDYLNWAKAAYQNIQSRQAQSETQSTEAEQGTEAEQTQEPEESEKEVAADEATQAEASTEIASKEEVLPVEAAATVEASTPAEVLEPTAETEPDVEEVDTEPDPTEASETEVPGVDASVVTATDTASTTATSTEDATDEVTEGEPEPEPATARPFWAAQAEQERVARLERLQAEAILEPEPEPEPTPPEQTFVPLDIDLDEAFLWSAEVLASQGRRPDQISVEEITWLNKLRQGLDKTRRGLVNQLKSIVGQGPLNDEAVDEIEALLLQADVGVAATDKIISALQSKLREETLPPDQAIDYLKSLLRDMLESPLEGKHNLTFTPEKDKLSIWLMTGVNGAGKTTTIGKLAHIATKSEFRCLIGAADTFRAAAVEQVKVWGDRSGVEVIANPGKNTDPAAVVFDAISAANSRNIELLLIDTAGRLQNKKNLMDELSKVRKIIDKKAPGANVESLLVLDATLGQNGLRQAQVFAEAAQLSGVVLTKLDGTARGGVALAVVEQLGLPIRFIGAGEGIEDLRPFSSYEFIEALLSG; from the coding sequence ATGGCAGCTTTCAACTGGTTTAAACGCAGCTATCAGGAGCCCGAAGAACCCAAAAAGAGCGAAGACCAAAAACAGGTCGTTGAAGAAAAGCCGGAAGAAACGCCTGCTAGCTCAGAAGACTATCTGAATTGGGCAAAGGCTGCCTATCAAAATATTCAGTCTCGTCAAGCACAAAGCGAGACACAGAGCACAGAAGCTGAGCAGGGTACGGAAGCTGAGCAGACTCAGGAGCCAGAAGAATCTGAGAAAGAGGTTGCTGCAGACGAAGCTACTCAGGCCGAAGCTTCTACAGAAATTGCCTCTAAAGAAGAGGTGCTGCCTGTTGAGGCAGCAGCTACAGTTGAAGCTTCCACGCCAGCTGAGGTTCTTGAACCTACTGCAGAAACTGAGCCTGATGTAGAAGAAGTTGATACTGAACCAGATCCTACAGAAGCATCCGAAACGGAAGTTCCTGGCGTAGATGCTTCTGTAGTAACAGCTACCGACACTGCTAGCACTACAGCGACTAGCACTGAGGATGCTACCGATGAGGTCACTGAAGGAGAACCCGAACCCGAACCTGCAACCGCTCGGCCTTTTTGGGCTGCTCAAGCTGAGCAAGAGCGAGTAGCTCGCCTAGAACGCTTGCAAGCCGAGGCAATTCTAGAGCCTGAACCCGAACCCGAACCCACTCCACCCGAGCAGACTTTTGTTCCACTCGATATTGACCTGGACGAAGCCTTTCTGTGGTCGGCAGAAGTCCTTGCTTCTCAAGGCCGACGCCCCGATCAGATTTCTGTAGAAGAGATCACCTGGCTCAACAAATTGCGTCAGGGACTTGATAAAACTCGCAGAGGACTTGTCAACCAGCTCAAGTCAATTGTTGGACAAGGGCCATTAAACGACGAAGCGGTCGATGAGATTGAAGCCCTGTTGCTTCAAGCCGATGTTGGTGTTGCGGCTACTGACAAGATTATCTCTGCGCTTCAGTCCAAACTTAGAGAAGAAACCCTACCGCCCGACCAGGCTATTGACTATCTCAAATCGTTGCTACGCGACATGTTGGAGAGCCCGCTTGAGGGCAAGCACAACCTGACTTTCACGCCGGAGAAAGACAAGCTTAGTATTTGGCTGATGACGGGTGTAAACGGTGCGGGCAAAACGACCACGATTGGCAAACTCGCTCATATTGCAACGAAATCAGAGTTTAGGTGTTTAATTGGGGCCGCGGATACTTTTCGGGCGGCAGCGGTTGAACAGGTGAAGGTTTGGGGTGATCGCAGTGGCGTAGAGGTCATCGCTAATCCTGGGAAAAATACTGATCCTGCCGCGGTTGTATTTGATGCTATCAGCGCAGCAAACTCGCGTAATATCGAGCTACTGCTGATTGATACTGCGGGACGGCTGCAAAACAAGAAGAACCTGATGGATGAGCTGTCTAAAGTTCGTAAAATCATCGATAAAAAAGCCCCCGGTGCCAACGTCGAATCCCTACTTGTTTTAGATGCAACGCTTGGCCAAAACGGACTGCGGCAGGCTCAGGTCTTTGCAGAAGCTGCTCAGCTCAGCGGTGTTGTCTTGACTAAGCTAGACGGTACAGCCCGAGGTGGCGTTGCCCTAGCTGTCGTCGAACAGCTTGGCTTGCCCATCCGCTTCATCGGCGCAGGAGAAGGCATCGAAGACTTACGCCCTTTCTCTAGCTATGAATTTATTGAAGCTTTGCTAAGTGGCTAG
- a CDS encoding YciI family protein — MAKFVMWGSYCENALEMRGPYREAHLKGLSDQKEKGVLTALGPTVDNTKVFGTYEADSEEAVRQLVEGDPYWQNGIWTEYSVYEWNQVF; from the coding sequence ATGGCTAAGTTTGTGATGTGGGGTAGCTACTGCGAGAATGCGCTGGAAATGCGTGGTCCCTATCGTGAGGCTCACCTGAAAGGACTCAGTGACCAAAAGGAAAAGGGGGTGCTCACCGCCCTAGGTCCGACGGTGGATAACACAAAGGTGTTTGGAACTTACGAAGCTGACAGCGAGGAGGCGGTACGACAGCTAGTAGAGGGCGATCCGTATTGGCAGAACGGGATTTGGACAGAATACTCCGTCTATGAATGGAATCAGGTATTTTAG
- the mgtE gene encoding magnesium transporter: protein MPNSNTPASSQPASREPSRHELRELVRSQLQVLLEQDNFRGAKALLVPVQPADIAEAIEGLPDTMQAIAFRLLSKDEAIEVYENLDSSVQQSLIEEFKRQDLIDIVDKMSPDDRARLFDELPAKVVRRLLEQLSLQERQATALLLGYEAQTAGRIMTPEYVALKENWTVGRALDHIRAQAELSETVYYVFVTNFARQLTGILSLRQLVIGGAEQTIGEIMTREVVSVQTSTDQEDVARVIQRYDFLAVPVVDAESRLVGIITVDDVIDILEEEATEDIYTLGGVQSGGENYFQSNLLDVARKRVVWLSVLLITNTVTAAVIQSQQDILQKVVALAAFIPLLIGTGGNVGAQSSTVVIRGLNTDELKIKDAVTVIRREAVAGAFLGLMLAIVVTGWAYVLQGAEIAHLPISLTVGISLIGISVLASSAGAALPFLFQSLSLDPALMSAPFITTVVDVLGVLIYLNLARYILRL, encoded by the coding sequence GTGCCAAATAGCAATACTCCGGCTAGCTCTCAGCCAGCCTCTAGAGAACCGTCACGTCACGAACTTAGAGAGTTAGTGCGATCACAGCTGCAAGTGCTGCTAGAGCAGGACAACTTCCGAGGTGCCAAAGCCTTGCTGGTGCCTGTGCAGCCAGCTGATATTGCCGAAGCGATCGAAGGATTACCTGACACCATGCAGGCGATCGCCTTTCGTCTGCTGTCCAAAGACGAAGCGATTGAAGTCTATGAAAACCTTGACTCTTCTGTTCAGCAGTCCCTAATCGAAGAATTTAAGCGTCAAGATCTCATTGACATTGTCGATAAAATGTCTCCTGATGATCGAGCTAGACTTTTTGACGAGCTGCCTGCTAAAGTCGTTCGTCGCCTGCTAGAACAGCTCAGTTTACAAGAGCGACAGGCCACTGCCTTGCTGCTTGGCTATGAAGCCCAGACAGCAGGGCGGATTATGACCCCTGAGTATGTGGCTCTCAAAGAAAACTGGACGGTTGGTAGGGCGCTTGATCACATTAGGGCCCAGGCCGAACTCAGCGAAACTGTCTACTACGTCTTTGTTACCAACTTTGCCCGTCAGCTGACTGGAATTCTGTCGCTACGTCAGCTTGTGATAGGAGGCGCTGAGCAAACCATCGGCGAAATTATGACCCGTGAAGTGGTTTCTGTGCAGACCAGCACAGACCAAGAAGACGTGGCTCGGGTGATTCAACGCTATGACTTTCTAGCTGTTCCTGTGGTAGATGCGGAAAGCAGACTTGTGGGGATTATCACTGTAGATGACGTCATTGATATTCTAGAAGAAGAGGCTACCGAAGATATCTATACGCTGGGCGGTGTCCAGTCGGGGGGAGAGAACTACTTCCAAAGCAATTTGCTAGATGTGGCTCGTAAGCGAGTCGTTTGGCTATCTGTTTTACTCATTACCAACACGGTCACTGCCGCGGTTATTCAGTCTCAACAGGATATTTTGCAAAAGGTGGTTGCACTAGCTGCCTTTATTCCATTGCTGATCGGTACTGGCGGCAATGTAGGTGCGCAGTCTTCTACGGTCGTCATTCGTGGATTAAACACCGACGAGCTGAAGATCAAAGATGCGGTGACTGTCATTCGCCGAGAAGCGGTAGCAGGTGCATTTTTGGGCCTGATGCTAGCCATTGTTGTAACCGGATGGGCCTATGTACTTCAAGGGGCAGAGATTGCTCACTTGCCAATCTCTCTAACGGTCGGCATCTCCTTGATCGGCATCTCAGTATTAGCCTCGAGTGCGGGGGCGGCACTCCCCTTTTTGTTTCAATCGCTGAGCTTAGACCCAGCGCTAATGTCGGCACCCTTTATCACCACCGTTGTCGATGTTCTAGGCGTTTTAATCTATCTCAACTTAGCGCGCTACATTCTGCGGCTCTAG